Proteins encoded by one window of Dioscorea cayenensis subsp. rotundata cultivar TDr96_F1 chromosome 20, TDr96_F1_v2_PseudoChromosome.rev07_lg8_w22 25.fasta, whole genome shotgun sequence:
- the LOC120251117 gene encoding GDT1-like protein 1, chloroplastic, with product MQTLILCEVSFRAPFQLRSLGKPSVSPFLTYSIPRRNWSHSHRISLRSKIESSRYVNGVVDGLLTHFGRTPRLDKDGMENRILEDSSRNTTLDSSEIDCVFNNVDGVHEDTGLMDGSHSSSCQENSGFSLSDIYNGIKFAALCGLLAFQGSPYAVAEMEFTGGIQAMSYLGDLSDLSTGFASAFLLIFFSELGDKTFFIAALLAARNSGAVIFVGTFGALGAMTIISVIIGRTFHYVDGILPFRIGETDLPIDDIAAACLLIYFGVSTLLDAASDDDLKMKEEQKKAELAISELRGNGAGILAAASTIISTFVLVFVAEWGDKSFFSTIALAAASSPLGVVGGALAGHAVATLIAVVGGSLLGTFLSEKVIAYVGGTLFLVFALATMIEVVT from the exons AtgcaaaccctaatcctctgcgAGGTCTCCTTTAGGGCACCATTTCAGCTTCGCAGTCTTGGAAAACCATCAGTGTCCCCTTTCCTCACTTATTCGATCCCACGGAGAAATTGGAGCCATTCTCATCGGATTTCACTGAG ATCTAAGATAGAAAGTTCTCGTTATGTGAATGGAGTAGTTGATGGATTGTTGACGCACTTTGGACGAACACCTCGATTGGATAAGGATGGCATG GAGAATAGAATTCTGGAAGATTCTTCCAGAAATACAACTCTGGATTCGAGTGAAATTGATTGTGTTTTCAATAATGTTGATGGCGTCCATGAAGATACTGGTCTTATGGATGGGAGCCACTCTTCTAGTTGTCAAGAAAATAGTGGATTTTCACTGTCAGATATATATAATGGGATTAAATTTGCAGCTTTGTGTGGATTGCTTGCTTTCCAAGGATCTCCATATGCAGTTGCAGAGATGGAATTCACTGGTGGAATACAGGCTATGAGTTATTTGGGGGATCTCAGTGATCTCAGTACAGGTTTTGCTTCA GCctttttgctgattttcttCTCTGAGCTGGGAGACAAAACATTCTTTATAGCG gCTCTTTTAGCAGCTCGGAATTCTGGAGCTGTTATTTTTGTTGGCACTTTTGGTGCACTTGG GGCAATGACAATCATATCAGTAATTATTGGGCGCACATTCCACTATGTTGATGGCATCCTTCCATTCAG AATTGGTGAGACAGATTTGCCAATTGATGATATTGCGGCAGCCTGCCTTTTG ATTTATTTTGGTGTTTCTACTTTGCTTGACGCTGCTTCAGATGATGACTTGAAAATGAAGGAAGAACAAAAGAAG GCAGAATTAGCAATTTCAGAACTAAGAGGAAATGGTGCAGGAATATTGGCTGCTGCTAGCACAATAATCAGCACTTTTGTATTGGTTTTTGTTGCTGAATGGGGTGATAAATCCTTTTTCTCCACAATAG CCCTTGCCGCAGCTTCTTCACCTCTTGGGGTGGTTGGTGGTGCACTGGCTGGTCATGCTGTTGCAACTTTG ATTGCAGTTGTGGGGGGTTCTTTACTTGGGACTTTTTTATCCGAGAAg GTTATTGCATATGTTGGCGGaactctctttcttgtttttgcgTTGGCAACAATGATCGAAGTTGTTACTTGA